The nucleotide window GCCACAAGGGCCGTCATTCGGCTTTCCTAAATAATGATGGTGGCGTGTTGGGACGATGCGAGGAAAAGAGGGCGGGCTGGCGCGAACAGCATCCGCGCGGATGCGCATATAAAAAGTTTAGGAAGGGAGAGGGGATGGGGGTCCGGGGGAAGGGGAGAGGGGAACCCTTTCCAAAGGGTTCCCCTCTCCCCTTCCCCCGGCCGCCGGAGGCAAAATTAAACGTCCAGGCCCTGTTTTTTGTATTCGTTGAGTTTGTTGCGCAGGGTTCGGACGGAGATGCCGAGCAGTTCGGCGGCGCGGGTGCGGTTGCCGGTGGTTTCTTCCAGGCTCTTGAGGATGAGCCGTTTTTCCATCTCGTGGATGGGCATGACCGACAGGGCTTCGTCCGGGGTGGACGGCGGCGCGGCCTGTCCGGCTGCCTGCTGGTCCGCGTCGATGGCGGAGAGGTCGTCGGGCGTCCACTGCTCGTCGCCCATGAGGAAATGCCGGGTCTGGATGGGGCCCTGGCCCGCCAGGAGCACGGCCCGTTCCATGAGGTTCTGCAGCTCGCGCACGTTGCCGGGCCAGTCGTATCCGGCGAGCCATTTCTTGGCGTCGTCGGTGAAGGCGAGCTGGCCCAGCCCGTAGGCGGCCGTGAACTTGTTGACGAAATATTCGGCCAGCGTGATCACGTCGTCGCCCCGGTCCTTGAGGGCGGGCAGGGCCAGCGGGATGACGTTGAGGCGGTAGAACAGGTCCTGGCGGAACTTGCCTTCCCTGACCGTCGCCTCGATGTTGCGGTTGGTGGTGGCCAGCACGCGCACGTCGATGTTCACGGTCTCCACGCCGCCCACCCGGTCGAATTCGGACTCCTGGAGCACGCGCAGCAGCTTGGCCTGGAGGCCGAGGTCCATCTCCGTGATTTCGTCCAGCAGGATGGTGCCGCCGTCGGCCAATTCGAACTTGCCGAGCTTGCGGTTGATGGCCCCTGTGAACGCGCCCTTTTCGTGGCCGAAGAGTTCGGATTCCAGCAGGTGTTCGGGCAGGGCCGCGCAGTTGATGGCAATGAAGGGCTTGTCCGCGCGGTCGGAGTTGTGGTGCAGGTAGCGGGCGAACATCTCCTTGCCGGTTCCGGACTCGCCGGAGATGAGCACCGTGGCCTTGCTTCCGGCCACCTGCTTGGCCAGGGCGAGCACGCGCAGCACGGCCTCGTGGCGGCCGATGATCTGGAATCGGCCGGGCTGTTGGGGCGCGGCGGGTTTCAGTGCGACGGGAGCCGGTTCGTCCTCGGGTTCGTCCTCGGGTTCGTCCTCGGGCAGGATGACCTTGATCTTGTCCCAGACCAGCGGCTCGATCCAGTAGTCGCGTGCCCCCATCTGCAGAAATTCGGTGGCCTGCTCGGCGCTGCCCGCAGCCGTGAAGATGATCACGGGCGGGAAGCCCTCGGTTTCGGCGGCCTGCCTGAGGAACGCCTTGGCGTCGAATCCCTGCAGCTTGGGTCGGCAGAACACCAGGCAGGGATTGGACTTCTTGATGAACCCCAGGGCCCCGTTCAGGTTGTCTGCCAGCCCGGCCTGGAGCCCGGCCGCCTGAAGCGTGGGGAAGATCGAGGTTACGGATTGGGGTTCCGCAATGAAAAGAAGCGTTTTGGCCGACATGATCACTTCTATTATCCATAAGTTGACTTGTTTACAAGTGGCACGGTTTCATGTTGCGTGCGGGGTTCGAAAAAACCGCTGCTGGGGAGCCGCCTTCCTTTCTTGCCCTGCCTATCCCCATCTGGTAATTCCAGGGAGCTTCACAGCAATCGAGAAACCGCAATATGAGCATATCCATTCCTGTCCTTTGTTATCACAACGTCTCGGACGTTGACGGCCACACGCCCGCCATGTTCTGCGAGCATCTGGACGCCATGGTCGACGCCGGATACCGGACCATCACCGGTGGCGAACTGTTGAAAGTGGTTCGCGGCGACATGAAGCCGCCGAAAAAATCCGTTGTCCTGACCTTTGACGACGGCCACATCTCCAACTGGCTGCACGCCGTGCCCGAGCTGGAGAAGCGGGGCATGACCGGCACTTTCTTCACCCTGGCCGACTATACGGTCCCCGGCGCGGTGCGGACGGCGGACACGGCCCCGCCCCTGCTGCGCATGCAGGACTCCCTGCGGGCGGCCTTTACGGGCGACCTGTCCCAGTTCCTCAACGAGGACGAGATCCGGGCCATGCTCTCCAGGGGCATGGAGGTCTTTTCCCACGGTCGGGCCCATCAGGGTGCGTTCATCAGCCTGAAGAGTCCGCGGGCCATCCGCGACGCCCACTGGGCGTCATGGGCCATCTATCCCCCCGGCATCCCGGACTGGCCGCACTACCGAGTGGGCAGCGCCTATGTCTACGACGGGTACTGGCCCATGCACGGGCCGGGAGAATTCCCGCGCATGGTCAAGCGCTCCGAGGCGGACCGGCGGGAATTCTGCCGCCGGGACTTCCGCCGCTCCATGGAGCGCATCCGCGAGCTGAACGGGCTGGACGAGCAGCTCTTCTGCTGGCCGTGGGGTCAGTTCGACGCGGTGTCCGAGGCGGAGCTGAAAAAGGCCGGGTTCGCCGGGGCGTTCACCCTGGAGCGGCAGGCCAACAGGCCGGGAACCGATCCGTTCCGCATCAACCGCGTCGGCGTGGGCGGCGGAAAGGACGGCAAATGGATGCAGTCCCGTTTGCGCATGTACTCCAACACCCTGACGGCCGGCCTGTTCGTCAAGCGGTTCCGCAAGCGGGCCGAGGTGGGGAGCGTGCTCTATGCCACGGACTCGGACAAGGTGTCCGGGGGCAGCCGCCAGATGGTCAACAACATCAAGGCCATGATCGCCTCGGGGCTGAAGGTCTACGCCCTGATCAAGCCGGACACGCCCATCAACGGGGCGCTCGAGGGGCTGGACGTGGAGGTCGTCCACTTCGACCGCTTCCGCAAGTACCGCGAGGCCGGGAAATTTCTCAAGCGGCTGGTGGAGGAAAAGGGGATCGACGTGGTCCACACCTTCCACAACCGGGCCTACAAGGCGGGCGTGCTGGCCCGGCTCATGGGCGCCAAGTGCAAGTTGTTCATCAACCGGGGCGTCATCTCCAGGCCCAACACCGTGTTTTTTCTCTGGACGCGCATGGCCGACGGGGTCATCGCCAACTCGGCCCAGTGCGCCGAGGTCCTGCGGGGCCATCATGTGAAGGAATCCCTGCTCAACGTGGTCTACAACGCCTACGTGGGGCCCGACCACGGCGACCCCAGGCCGCGCAAGAAGCGGGGGTGCCGGTTCATCTACGTGGGCAACTCGGTCCACATCAAGGGGTTCGACGTCTTTCTGCGCGCGGCCAACCTGCTCTGCGAGGAGGGCGCGCGCGACATGGAGTTCGTGTCCGTGGGCGTGGACGAGGACAAGTTGCACAAGTTCGACGACCTGCTGGCCGGGCCGGTGCGGGAGCGGCTGCGCAACACCGGCACCATTCCCCATGAGCAGGTGCTCGACGAGCTGCGCTTTGCGGACGTATACGTCATGACCTCGCGCATGGAGTCCCTGCCCAACACCCTCCTGGAAGGGTTCGACCTGGGGTTGCCCGCCGTCTGCACCTCGGTGGGAGGCGTGCCAGAGGTGGTCCGCGACGGGATCAACGGCTTTTTGTGCGCGTCCGACGACGCGGAATGTGTGGCCGCAAGGATGCGCGAGCTTGCCGAGGACCCCATCCGGCGGCACGCCATGGGCGTCAACGGGCGCAACGTCGTCCGCAGGCTGCTTACCCCGGAGGTCAAGGGATTCAACCTCATGCGCGTGTACATGGGCGAGCGGCTGTTCGAGCCGCTGGCCGTGGAGGACGTGGCCGCACCCCCCGAATCCGTGGAGACGGACCATGACCATTCCGAGCACTGATTCTCCGGCCCGGCAATGGCTGTCCCTGCCCGAAGAACTGCGCGCCAAGCTGCGCCTGGGCTTCACGGGCAAGGGCCATCTGCTCGATATGGCGGGCTGGTGCCTGCGCTCGGGCGACCTTGAGCTTTTCCCGGTGGCGGCCCACGCCCTGGAAACGGCGATCCGCGAAAATCCGCTGGACGGGGCCATGGCCTGCGAACTCCTGGCCCTGGAACAGGCTCGCGGACTGCTGGAACCTGCCGTCACGCAGCATCTTCAACTTCTGGCCGACCGCTGGCACCCCCCGTCCGACCTCGACGAATACCGTCGGCTCCAGGCGGAGCGGGATTTCAAGTCCCTCAAAACGTTCACCCGGGCCGGTGCAGCCGACCAGCCCGGAAACCTGTTCTGGATCGAACAGGGTGTGGTTGCCGGGTGCATGGAAGGCGACCATGAATTTGTTGTCGAATTGATTGAATCCGGCTCAGAATCGGGTGCCGAAGTCGTGATCGAAAGAGCCTTGAAGCGGGTGAGCGACCTGTTTGCGCCTGAAAAATGGGTGGATGCCGAGGCCCTTCGTGATCAGGCCATGCGCCGCCCCTGGGACGCGGGAACAATCCTGCGGGCGTTCGACGCGCTCAACGGCGTGGCCGATCGGCGCGAGCCCGTGCCCGGTTCCGTGGCCGTGTGCCTCTATTCCTGGAACAAGGCGGACGAGCTGGCCGAGACCCTGATCTCCCTGGCCGATTCCGATCTGGCCGGGGCGTCGCTGTTCGTGCTGGACAACGGGTCCACGGACGGCACCGCCGGAGTCCTGCGGGAGTGGGTTTCCCGGTTCGAGTCCCTGCTGGGCGCGGGCCGGTTCACCGTCATTTCGTTGCCCGTGAATATCGGCGCGGCAGCGGCCCGCAACTGGCTGCTGCACCGGGAGGACGTGCAGGCGCACGAGTTCGTCTGCTACCTCGACGACGACGTGGAGCTGCCCGCCGACTGGCTGGCCCGGCTCGGCGCGGCAGTGGCGGAGTACCCGGAGGCGGGCGTCTGGGGATGCAAGGTGGTGGACCACTTCAACCCGTTGCTCATCCAGGGCGCGGACAGCCACCTCCTGGCCGACCCGGCCGCGACAATGGATCTGACCAGGGCCGCGCCCCATCCGTTCAGGCTGTCCGACCTGCATATCCGCACGCTGGACGGCGGCGGGTTCGATTTCATGCGCCCCTGCGCCTCTGTCATGGGCTGCTGCCATCTCTTCCGCTCTCGGACGCTGGTCGAGTCCGGCGACTTCGCCATCCAGCTTTCCCCGTCCCAGTACGACGACATGGAGCACGACCTGCGTTTGTGCGAGGCCGGGACGTTCCCGGTCTACCAGGGGCATCTCGCGGTGCGCCACAAGAAGCGCACCGGCGCGGCCTCCCGCACCAGCATGCAGGAGCAGGGCAACGCCCTGGGCAACAAGTACAAGATGCAGACCATGCACGACCCCGCCGCCATCAACGGGGCAGCCGAGGCAGGTCGGCGGCTCCTGGACGAGGATATCCTGCGCAAGCTCGCCTGGCTCGAAAGGGCGTGACGGCTCTCCTTTTGGGGGGGGGAGTGCTCGCCGCAGGGCGTCTCCGACGGGCAGGGCGCTGCCCTGCACCCGCTCAAGGCCGGGGGCCTTGAGAATCCCGTGTCGCCTTGCGGCGAGAGGCGCGCGTGGTCGGGAGAGTTGATGAGGGGTGGGGGGTGACGGAATGTCCCGAAATTTTCGCGCCATGTTGTCGGCGGCGCGCCGCCGACAACATGGCGCGAATCTTCCGGGACGGTGCCCACGCCACAAGGGCCGCTCTTCGTTGTCGGGAATTTGAGATGGTGGCGTGTTGGAACGGTGTGTGGGGGAGAGGCCCGACCGTTCTCAATCAGGACCCGCGCGGATGCGCCTATAATAGTTTTGGAAAAGGAGGGGATGGGGGTCTGGGGGAAGGGGCCTTCCCCCGGAACTTGCCATTCCCCCGGCCAGCCGATAGACAGAGCCCATGAAATCCTCGTCACGCAGACGGCCCCGGAAACGGGTCTGCCCACCCGCTCCCGAGTGGTCCGCGCGCACCTATGTGCGCATCGCCCCGGCCGACATCGGGCTCTTCCGGTTCCTGCTGGAGGGGCACGACAACCTCGGCATCTTCACGGTGGTGGACAAGTTCAAGGGCATCCTGCTCATGCGCTACAGCCCGCACCTTGGGCGGGAGATGAAGGCGTTCATCAGGCAGGCGGCCACGGAGATGGAGCTGGAGGTCCTGCCGCGGATGTAGGGAGAACGGAAACAAGAACGGCCCACACCGGACGGTGCGGGCGTTCTTTTTATTGTTTGTCGAGCAGGATGCGCCTGCACGGGTCGCTGTTGAAAACCTCCATGAGGGCAACAGGGGGAGGCATGATATCTTGTCCGTCCAGTTCCACCAAGGCCAAGTGGCCAAACTGGATAGCCACATCCTTGTCTGCGACTCGGGAAAACACAAAGACATGACCATCCACCTCAACATGTACCAGCATATTCGGAATCTGTTCTGCACCCAAATATTCAACAACAATCTTCTTTGGGGCGTCTTTTGGAACGACAGGAATGACGCTGGACTCGGCTGTCATGGAGTACGAGGTACACATGGCACTCTTCCCATAGCGACAACGCAGATATTTGATGCAATCTTCCGAGCTTGAATCGAAGCCCAGTTCTTCGCAGACAGCAAGTTCAAACTCCAACTCGATTCCACCGCCAACTCCATTCAAGTAGTAATGGTCTTTCAATGACCGAGAACCATGGATGGTAGAGAAAAACAAATCCACATCTTCTCGAACTGCATCCATTTTATATGGCGGCGGGACTATGGGGGGGGATCAGCAATGCATCTCTGCACGGGTCGCTGTTAAAGACTTCCATAAGGTTGGCTGAGGAAAGGTCGATTTTTTTGTGATTGACCTTAATCGGTATCAGCTTTCCGAAAGGCACCTAATATGTCGGCTTGGTCACACGATAAAAGGTGAACAGATCTTCGCCGATCTTTGCATGGACGAACACGTAAGGGAGTTCGGTCTTTTCCCATTTTCCTTCTTCGATCGTGATTTCAGCCAACTTGGCATTTGGCACGATTGTCGACAGAGCGGCCAGGTAGTATGATCGTGTGTTCAGAGGATCTTTTTCCCTGCACCGGGAGTAGGCCACACACTGGTCGGAGGTTGTGTCATGTCCAAGAGATTCACAAACCGATTCCATAAGCAACTGGTCGGAA belongs to Pseudodesulfovibrio portus and includes:
- a CDS encoding DUF4911 domain-containing protein yields the protein MKSSSRRRPRKRVCPPAPEWSARTYVRIAPADIGLFRFLLEGHDNLGIFTVVDKFKGILLMRYSPHLGREMKAFIRQAATEMELEVLPRM
- a CDS encoding sigma-54-dependent transcriptional regulator codes for the protein MSAKTLLFIAEPQSVTSIFPTLQAAGLQAGLADNLNGALGFIKKSNPCLVFCRPKLQGFDAKAFLRQAAETEGFPPVIIFTAAGSAEQATEFLQMGARDYWIEPLVWDKIKVILPEDEPEDEPEDEPAPVALKPAAPQQPGRFQIIGRHEAVLRVLALAKQVAGSKATVLISGESGTGKEMFARYLHHNSDRADKPFIAINCAALPEHLLESELFGHEKGAFTGAINRKLGKFELADGGTILLDEITEMDLGLQAKLLRVLQESEFDRVGGVETVNIDVRVLATTNRNIEATVREGKFRQDLFYRLNVIPLALPALKDRGDDVITLAEYFVNKFTAAYGLGQLAFTDDAKKWLAGYDWPGNVRELQNLMERAVLLAGQGPIQTRHFLMGDEQWTPDDLSAIDADQQAAGQAAPPSTPDEALSVMPIHEMEKRLILKSLEETTGNRTRAAELLGISVRTLRNKLNEYKKQGLDV
- a CDS encoding glycosyltransferase — its product is MSISIPVLCYHNVSDVDGHTPAMFCEHLDAMVDAGYRTITGGELLKVVRGDMKPPKKSVVLTFDDGHISNWLHAVPELEKRGMTGTFFTLADYTVPGAVRTADTAPPLLRMQDSLRAAFTGDLSQFLNEDEIRAMLSRGMEVFSHGRAHQGAFISLKSPRAIRDAHWASWAIYPPGIPDWPHYRVGSAYVYDGYWPMHGPGEFPRMVKRSEADRREFCRRDFRRSMERIRELNGLDEQLFCWPWGQFDAVSEAELKKAGFAGAFTLERQANRPGTDPFRINRVGVGGGKDGKWMQSRLRMYSNTLTAGLFVKRFRKRAEVGSVLYATDSDKVSGGSRQMVNNIKAMIASGLKVYALIKPDTPINGALEGLDVEVVHFDRFRKYREAGKFLKRLVEEKGIDVVHTFHNRAYKAGVLARLMGAKCKLFINRGVISRPNTVFFLWTRMADGVIANSAQCAEVLRGHHVKESLLNVVYNAYVGPDHGDPRPRKKRGCRFIYVGNSVHIKGFDVFLRAANLLCEEGARDMEFVSVGVDEDKLHKFDDLLAGPVRERLRNTGTIPHEQVLDELRFADVYVMTSRMESLPNTLLEGFDLGLPAVCTSVGGVPEVVRDGINGFLCASDDAECVAARMRELAEDPIRRHAMGVNGRNVVRRLLTPEVKGFNLMRVYMGERLFEPLAVEDVAAPPESVETDHDHSEH
- a CDS encoding glycosyltransferase family 2 protein, giving the protein MTIPSTDSPARQWLSLPEELRAKLRLGFTGKGHLLDMAGWCLRSGDLELFPVAAHALETAIRENPLDGAMACELLALEQARGLLEPAVTQHLQLLADRWHPPSDLDEYRRLQAERDFKSLKTFTRAGAADQPGNLFWIEQGVVAGCMEGDHEFVVELIESGSESGAEVVIERALKRVSDLFAPEKWVDAEALRDQAMRRPWDAGTILRAFDALNGVADRREPVPGSVAVCLYSWNKADELAETLISLADSDLAGASLFVLDNGSTDGTAGVLREWVSRFESLLGAGRFTVISLPVNIGAAAARNWLLHREDVQAHEFVCYLDDDVELPADWLARLGAAVAEYPEAGVWGCKVVDHFNPLLIQGADSHLLADPAATMDLTRAAPHPFRLSDLHIRTLDGGGFDFMRPCASVMGCCHLFRSRTLVESGDFAIQLSPSQYDDMEHDLRLCEAGTFPVYQGHLAVRHKKRTGAASRTSMQEQGNALGNKYKMQTMHDPAAINGAAEAGRRLLDEDILRKLAWLERA